The following are encoded together in the Plasmodium reichenowi strain SY57 chromosome 3, whole genome shotgun sequence genome:
- a CDS encoding co-chaperone p23, with translation ALKVRDEEIVSKKNNFSFSALSNDSNSVTKKYIVDLTLLDNIIESETKYNFASVGKVVVTLKKEKKKIWNRLLLSKEKYPNMQVWWDMKEKYHDSVQNFLKEEKNNSDKLQDDIDEDEEKYFDEEILREAKKKSEEYDKDDEEL, from the exons GTGCGTTGAAAGTTAGGGATGAAGAAATTGTTTctaagaaaaataatttctCCTTTTCTGCTCTTAGCAATGATTCAAATTCTGTAACAAAAAAGTACATAGTTGATTTGACCTTACTagataatattatagaatcc GAAACCAAATACAATTTTGCTTCTGTGGGAAAGGTAGTTGTCAccttaaaaaaagaaaaaaaaaaaatttggAACAGGCTCCTACTATCAAAAGAAAAGTACCCAAATATGCAAGTGTGGTGGGACATGAAGGAAAa ATATCATGATAGCGTCCAGAATTTCTTGaaggaagaaaaaaataactCTGATAAGTTACAGGATGATATAGATGAAGATGaggaaaaatattttgacGAGGAAATTTTAAGGGAAgccaaaaaaaaaagtgaaGAATATGATAAAGACGATGAAGAGTTATAA
- a CDS encoding vesicle transport v-SNARE protein, putative (part of same gene as PRSY57_0313400A~transcript variant 1; alternatively spliced~gap found within coding sequence) translates to MTKKYKEGVDFLKESERRAQDIEDIGYTIMSELNSQRSAILRTKHHTDETRQEQNRVKRMLLSIYQNKLVFKGLLILIIILLVIANIGVIIYKIR, encoded by the exons ATAtgacaaaaaaatataaagaaggGGTTGACTTTCTCAAAGAGTCCGAAAG GAGAGCCCAAGATATTGAAGATATAG GATATACAATTATGAGCGAATTAAATTCACAAAGGAGTGCAATACTAAGAACAAAACACCAT ACGGATGAAACTCGACAGGAACAAAATCGTGTGAAAAGAATGTTACTAAgtatatatcaaaataaGTTGGTATTTAAAGgcttattaatattaattataattcttttagTTATAGCTAATATAGgagtaataatatataagattagataa